One part of the Methylobacterium terrae genome encodes these proteins:
- a CDS encoding bifunctional diguanylate cyclase/phosphodiesterase, with protein sequence MTALYDCITGNHDLKLVFLAAVVCNLAAATSLTLLDHARVSAGKGRRLWLLTAALAGGTGIWATHFIAMLAFSPGIASAYDLGLTGLSLTIGIGMTAAGFWIALRPALPAAAWLGGAQIGLGVGAMHFTGMAAFEVAGRIAWDLGLVLAALAAGTGLGSLALAATLRDGSVRTKLVGAGLMVLGICGLHFTAMTAAVIVPDPSVALSGTAVPAEMLAVAVAIASITILVLAFAGLWLHLRDERRSVLEGDRMRGLANAAVEGLVVCDGDRIVTVNDSFADLVGRPAEALTGAVLADLLAEPAVAGAEAPEAQLRRAEGGTIPVEVIRRTIDFAGRPHAALAVRDLRARKRAEARIAYLAHHDALTGSPNRTSFNDRLAQELALARAAGRPLAVLCADLDRFKEVNDLFGHAAGDALLRAVCAAIAGALAPGQMLSRLGGDEFAVLAPNLDAAAAEALGEAILDALRQAEIGPAGAIAAASLGIALFPHDGEEAETLMVQADTALYRAKQEGRGRLRFYEARMGAQVRERRSLEHDLRHAVERGELRVVYQPQTRIDTGETVGFEALLRWQHPERGTVPPNLFIPISEETGSILGIGEWVLRETCREAASWEKPLRIAVNVSAVQLHAPGFAELVHEVLVVTGLSPARLELEITETALIRDLPRALATLRRVKAMGVRIAMDDFGTGYSSLSNLRAFPFDKIKIDSSFTRSVDTSEQAATIVRSVLGLGRGLGLPVLAEGVETSAELAFLGAEACHEAQGYLFGRPGPIDGFRHLTTGRALPAEDAA encoded by the coding sequence GTGACCGCCCTCTATGATTGTATTACCGGAAATCACGACCTCAAGTTGGTTTTCCTCGCAGCCGTCGTGTGCAATCTCGCTGCGGCGACCAGCCTGACGCTCCTCGATCACGCCCGCGTGAGCGCCGGGAAGGGGCGCCGGCTCTGGCTCCTCACCGCCGCCCTGGCGGGCGGGACCGGGATCTGGGCGACGCACTTCATCGCCATGCTGGCCTTCTCGCCCGGCATCGCCTCGGCCTACGACCTCGGCCTGACCGGGCTGTCCCTGACGATCGGGATCGGCATGACGGCAGCCGGCTTCTGGATCGCCCTGCGGCCGGCCCTGCCTGCCGCCGCCTGGCTCGGCGGCGCGCAGATCGGCCTCGGCGTCGGCGCGATGCACTTCACCGGCATGGCGGCGTTCGAGGTCGCGGGCCGCATCGCCTGGGATCTCGGCCTGGTCCTGGCGGCGCTCGCGGCCGGGACCGGGCTCGGCAGCCTCGCGCTCGCCGCCACCCTGCGGGACGGCTCGGTCCGGACGAAGCTCGTCGGGGCCGGCCTGATGGTGCTGGGCATCTGCGGCCTGCACTTCACCGCGATGACGGCCGCCGTGATCGTCCCGGACCCGAGCGTGGCCTTGTCGGGCACCGCGGTGCCGGCGGAGATGCTCGCCGTGGCGGTGGCCATCGCCAGCATCACGATCCTGGTCCTGGCCTTCGCCGGCTTGTGGCTGCACCTGCGCGACGAGCGCCGCTCGGTACTCGAGGGCGACCGGATGCGCGGGCTCGCCAACGCCGCCGTCGAGGGGCTGGTGGTCTGCGACGGCGACCGGATCGTGACCGTCAACGACAGCTTCGCCGACCTCGTCGGCCGCCCGGCCGAGGCGCTGACCGGGGCGGTCCTGGCGGACCTCCTCGCCGAGCCGGCCGTGGCCGGCGCCGAGGCGCCCGAGGCGCAGCTGCGCCGGGCCGAGGGCGGGACGATCCCGGTCGAGGTCATCCGGCGCACGATCGACTTCGCCGGCCGGCCGCACGCCGCCCTGGCGGTGCGGGATCTCCGGGCGCGCAAGCGCGCCGAGGCGCGCATCGCCTACCTCGCCCATCACGACGCGCTGACAGGCTCGCCGAACCGCACCAGCTTCAACGACCGGCTGGCGCAGGAGCTGGCGCTGGCGAGGGCCGCCGGCCGGCCGCTGGCGGTCCTGTGCGCCGACCTCGACCGGTTCAAGGAGGTCAACGACCTGTTCGGCCACGCCGCCGGCGACGCCCTGCTGCGCGCGGTCTGCGCGGCGATCGCCGGAGCGCTCGCCCCGGGCCAGATGCTGTCCCGGCTCGGCGGCGACGAGTTCGCGGTGCTGGCGCCGAACCTCGATGCCGCCGCCGCCGAGGCGCTCGGCGAGGCGATCCTCGACGCCCTGCGGCAGGCCGAGATCGGTCCGGCCGGCGCGATCGCGGCGGCGAGCCTCGGCATCGCGCTCTTCCCGCACGACGGCGAGGAGGCCGAGACCCTGATGGTCCAGGCCGACACCGCGCTCTACCGCGCCAAGCAGGAGGGCCGCGGCCGCCTGCGCTTCTACGAGGCGCGGATGGGCGCGCAGGTCCGCGAGCGGCGCTCCCTCGAGCACGACCTGCGTCACGCCGTCGAGCGGGGCGAGCTCAGGGTCGTCTACCAGCCCCAGACCCGCATCGACACCGGAGAGACGGTGGGCTTCGAGGCGCTGCTGCGCTGGCAGCACCCGGAGCGCGGCACCGTGCCGCCGAACCTGTTCATCCCGATCTCCGAGGAGACCGGCAGCATCCTCGGGATCGGCGAGTGGGTCCTGCGCGAGACCTGCCGCGAGGCCGCCTCGTGGGAGAAGCCCCTGCGCATCGCCGTCAACGTCTCGGCGGTCCAGCTCCACGCCCCGGGCTTCGCCGAGCTGGTCCACGAGGTCCTGGTCGTCACCGGCCTCTCGCCCGCCCGGCTGGAGCTCGAGATCACCGAGACGGCGCTGATCCGCGACCTGCCGCGGGCGCTGGCGACGCTCAGGCGGGTCAAGGCGATGGGGGTGCGGATCGCGATGGACGATTTCGGCACCGGCTACTCGTCGCTGTCGAACCTGCGCGCCTTCCCGTTCGACAAGATCAAGATCGATTCCTCCTTCACCCGCTCCGTCGACACGAGCGAGCAGGCCGCCACGATCGTGCGCTCGGTGCTGGGCCTGGGTCGCGGCCTCGGCCTGCCGGTCCTGGCGGAGGGCGTCGAGACCTCGGCCGAGCTGGCCTTCCTCGGCGCCGAGGCCTGTCACGAGGCGCAAGGATACCTGTTCGGCCGCCCCGGCCCGATCGACGGCTTCCGGCACCTGACGACGGGCCGAGCCCTTCCCGCCGAGGACGCCGCGTAG
- a CDS encoding alpha-D-glucose phosphate-specific phosphoglucomutase → MTVKAVATQPFPDQKPGTSGLRKKVPVFRQPTYVENFVQAIFDCLPDRAGTTLVVGGDGRFLNREVVQTTLKIAAANGFARILVGRGGLLSTPAASCVIRQYGAIGGVVLSASHNPGGPEGDFGIKFNGRNGGPAPEPVTEAIFARTKAITEYRIVEADDIDLDALGDVTLAGATVTVIDPVADYAALMETLVDFPAIAALFRSGFRMRFDAMSAVTGPYAVEILERRLGAPAGTVVNAEPLPDFGGHHPDPNPVHAHDLMAEMTGPDAPDFGAASDGDGDRNMIVAPHLFVTPSDSLAILAAHAHLAPGYRDGLSGIARSMPTSRAADRVAASLGIPAFETPTGWKFFGNLLDAGRITLCGEESAGTGSNHVREKDGLWAVLLWLNLLAATAKPADRVVRDHWATYGRDYYARHDYEEVESAAAEGLMTALREKLAGLPGQSFGGLTVETADDFAYTDPVDGSVTARQGVRILFREDARVVFRLSGTGTVGATLRVYLERFSKDRLDAPTAEMLAPVVAAAEAIAGIAQHTGRTEPSVVT, encoded by the coding sequence ATGACCGTCAAGGCCGTCGCCACGCAGCCCTTCCCCGACCAGAAGCCCGGCACCTCGGGCCTGCGCAAGAAGGTGCCGGTCTTCCGCCAGCCGACTTACGTCGAGAATTTCGTCCAGGCGATCTTCGACTGCCTGCCCGACCGGGCCGGCACCACCCTGGTGGTCGGCGGCGACGGGCGCTTCCTCAACCGCGAGGTGGTGCAGACGACCCTGAAGATCGCGGCCGCCAACGGCTTCGCGCGCATCCTGGTCGGCCGCGGCGGCCTGCTCTCGACCCCGGCGGCCTCCTGCGTGATCCGCCAGTACGGCGCGATCGGCGGCGTGGTGCTCTCGGCGAGCCACAACCCGGGCGGACCTGAGGGCGATTTCGGCATCAAGTTCAACGGCCGCAACGGCGGCCCGGCGCCCGAGCCGGTGACCGAGGCGATCTTCGCCCGCACCAAGGCGATCACCGAGTACCGCATCGTCGAGGCCGACGACATCGACCTCGACGCGCTCGGCGACGTCACTCTGGCCGGGGCCACCGTCACGGTGATCGATCCGGTGGCGGATTACGCCGCGCTGATGGAGACCCTGGTCGACTTTCCCGCCATCGCGGCCCTGTTCCGCTCCGGCTTCCGGATGCGCTTCGACGCGATGAGCGCGGTGACCGGCCCCTACGCCGTGGAGATCCTGGAGCGGCGCCTCGGCGCTCCCGCCGGCACGGTGGTCAACGCCGAGCCGCTGCCCGATTTCGGCGGCCACCACCCGGACCCGAACCCGGTCCACGCCCACGACCTGATGGCCGAGATGACCGGCCCCGACGCGCCCGATTTCGGCGCGGCCTCCGACGGCGACGGCGACCGCAACATGATCGTGGCGCCCCACCTCTTCGTCACCCCGAGCGACAGCCTGGCGATCCTGGCCGCCCACGCGCATCTCGCGCCGGGCTACCGGGACGGGCTCTCGGGCATCGCCCGCTCGATGCCGACGAGCCGCGCCGCCGACCGGGTCGCGGCGTCCCTCGGCATCCCGGCCTTCGAGACCCCGACCGGCTGGAAGTTCTTCGGCAACCTGCTCGATGCCGGGCGGATCACGCTCTGCGGCGAGGAGAGCGCCGGCACCGGCTCGAACCACGTGCGCGAGAAGGACGGGCTGTGGGCGGTGCTGCTCTGGCTCAACCTGCTCGCGGCGACGGCCAAGCCCGCCGACCGGGTGGTGCGCGACCACTGGGCAACCTATGGCCGCGACTACTACGCCCGCCACGATTACGAGGAGGTGGAGAGCGCCGCCGCCGAGGGCCTGATGACGGCCCTTCGCGAAAAACTCGCCGGGCTGCCGGGTCAGAGCTTCGGCGGGCTCACCGTCGAGACCGCCGACGACTTCGCCTATACCGACCCGGTCGACGGCTCGGTGACGGCGCGCCAGGGCGTGCGGATCCTGTTCCGCGAGGATGCCCGCGTGGTCTTCCGCCTGTCGGGCACCGGCACGGTCGGGGCGACGCTCAGGGTCTATCTCGAGCGCTTCTCGAAGGACCGGCTCGACGCGCCGACCGCCGAGATGCTGGCCCCGGTCGTGGCCGCCGCGGAGGCGATCGCGGGGATCGCGCAGCATACCGGCCGGACGGAGCCGTCGGTCGTGACCTGA
- the sfsA gene encoding DNA/RNA nuclease SfsA gives MRFPGPLTEGRLVRRYKRFLADVELSDGSLVTAHCANPGAMLGLVAPGRPVLLSASTNPARKLAWSWELVEAELPGGPQWVGINTARPNALVAEAFREGRLPPLAGATSWRAEVAYGRASRVDFLAGDAAGPIHVEVKNCHLMRRPGLAEFPDCVAARSARHMDELAEVVRLGGRAMVIWVVQMRAGRFTVAGDLDPGFAAAFRRARGAGVAAHAFTCRVDATEVTIGTEIPIDL, from the coding sequence ATGCGCTTCCCCGGCCCGCTGACCGAGGGGCGGCTGGTGCGCCGCTACAAGCGCTTCCTCGCCGATGTCGAGCTCTCCGACGGGAGCCTCGTCACCGCGCATTGCGCCAATCCGGGGGCGATGCTGGGCCTCGTCGCGCCCGGCCGGCCGGTGCTGCTCTCCGCCTCGACCAATCCGGCCCGCAAGCTCGCCTGGTCGTGGGAACTCGTCGAGGCCGAGCTGCCGGGCGGGCCGCAATGGGTCGGCATCAACACCGCGCGGCCGAACGCGCTCGTGGCGGAAGCCTTTCGGGAGGGGCGCCTGCCCCCGCTCGCCGGCGCCACGTCGTGGCGGGCGGAGGTCGCCTACGGCCGCGCCAGCCGGGTCGACTTCCTCGCCGGCGACGCCGCCGGCCCGATCCACGTCGAGGTGAAGAACTGCCACCTGATGCGCCGGCCCGGCCTCGCCGAGTTCCCGGACTGCGTCGCCGCCCGCAGCGCCCGCCACATGGACGAACTCGCCGAGGTGGTGCGCCTGGGCGGGCGGGCGATGGTGATCTGGGTGGTGCAGATGCGGGCCGGGCGCTTCACCGTCGCCGGCGACCTCGACCCGGGCTTCGCCGCAGCCTTCCGGCGGGCGCGGGGTGCGGGCGTGGCGGCGCACGCCTTCACCTGCCGGGTCGACGCGACCGAGGTGACGATCGGGACCGAGATCCCGATCGACCTGTGA
- a CDS encoding competence/damage-inducible protein A, which translates to MPDASPAPVTAAILVIGDEILSGRTKDKNIGYIAEYLTNSGIDLREVRVVPDVAEEIVGAVNALRQRYTYLFTTGGIGPTHDDITADCVAQALGVGIDVDPRARAMLLERIKPEDLNEARLRMARIPFGADLVENPISKAPGFMIGNVIVMAGVPSIMQAMLDSVAPRLKTGARVTAETIEAGNLPEGGYAEGLALIAKAHPGVSIGSYPSMTPAGFRNQIVVRGREPQALAAARTEIEALLARLQAERN; encoded by the coding sequence ATGCCTGATGCCAGCCCCGCCCCGGTCACGGCCGCCATCCTGGTCATCGGCGACGAGATCTTGTCCGGACGCACCAAGGACAAGAACATCGGCTACATCGCCGAGTACCTGACCAATTCGGGCATCGACCTGCGCGAGGTGCGGGTGGTGCCGGACGTGGCCGAGGAGATCGTCGGTGCGGTGAACGCCCTGCGGCAGCGCTACACCTACCTGTTCACCACCGGCGGGATCGGCCCGACCCACGACGACATCACGGCCGATTGCGTGGCGCAGGCCCTCGGCGTCGGCATCGACGTCGATCCCCGCGCCCGCGCGATGCTGCTCGAGCGCATCAAGCCGGAGGACCTCAACGAGGCGCGCCTGCGGATGGCCCGGATCCCGTTCGGCGCGGATCTCGTCGAGAACCCGATCTCGAAGGCGCCCGGCTTCATGATCGGGAACGTGATCGTGATGGCCGGCGTGCCCTCCATCATGCAGGCGATGCTCGATTCGGTCGCGCCGCGGCTGAAGACCGGCGCGCGCGTGACCGCCGAGACGATCGAGGCCGGCAACCTGCCGGAGGGCGGCTACGCGGAGGGGCTCGCCCTCATCGCCAAGGCGCATCCGGGCGTCTCGATCGGCTCCTACCCGTCGATGACGCCGGCGGGCTTTCGCAACCAGATCGTGGTGCGCGGCCGCGAGCCCCAGGCGCTGGCCGCGGCGCGCACCGAGATCGAGGCGCTCCTGGCGCGCCTCCAGGCAGAGCGGAACTGA
- the gpt gene encoding xanthine phosphoribosyltransferase, protein MAAPSDKAFPVSWDQFHRDARALAWRLAGAGPFEAIVCITRGGLVPAAIVARELGIRLVETVCVASYHDYQEQGALQVLKDVAPSVRAIGDGSGRGVLVLDDLTDTGKTAQVVRAMLPNAHFATVYAKPAGRPLIDTFVTEVSQDTWIYFPWDMGLSYQAPIQPGTSG, encoded by the coding sequence ATGGCTGCTCCGAGCGACAAGGCCTTCCCGGTTTCCTGGGACCAATTCCACCGCGACGCCCGGGCGCTCGCCTGGCGCCTCGCCGGCGCCGGCCCGTTCGAGGCCATCGTCTGCATCACCCGCGGCGGCCTGGTGCCGGCGGCGATCGTGGCGCGCGAACTCGGCATCCGGCTCGTCGAGACGGTGTGCGTGGCGAGCTACCACGACTACCAGGAGCAGGGCGCCCTCCAGGTACTCAAGGACGTGGCCCCGAGCGTCCGCGCCATCGGCGACGGCAGCGGCCGCGGCGTCCTGGTCCTCGACGACCTGACCGATACCGGCAAGACCGCCCAGGTGGTCCGCGCCATGCTGCCGAACGCCCACTTCGCGACCGTCTACGCCAAGCCCGCCGGCCGGCCGCTGATCGACACCTTCGTCACGGAGGTGAGCCAGGACACCTGGATCTACTTCCCGTGGGACATGGGCCTGTCCTACCAGGCGCCGATCCAGCCCGGAACGTCCGGTTAA
- a CDS encoding transglutaminase-like cysteine peptidase — protein sequence MTTGFGRQVKRVLAGAAMIAAALVSAQTGEATAQTLAALPMPSAGAPDLGHARPIVGWVEFCARYASECAVDPSEPAQVTLTPRLWQTVTGVNRQVNTSLRAVTDMEHWGVPDRWDLAEDGSGDCEDFQLLKRKLLAQAGLPRRAMRMTVVIDEKGEGHAVLMLRTDRGDLVLDNKTSAVLPWHRTGYTFIKRESQDATAWVSLGGATAPTVTANR from the coding sequence ATGACCACGGGTTTCGGGCGGCAGGTGAAGCGGGTTCTGGCCGGTGCGGCGATGATCGCGGCGGCCCTGGTCTCGGCCCAGACCGGCGAGGCGACGGCCCAGACGCTCGCGGCCCTGCCGATGCCGAGCGCCGGCGCCCCCGACCTCGGCCACGCCCGGCCGATCGTCGGCTGGGTCGAGTTCTGCGCCCGCTACGCCTCCGAATGCGCGGTCGATCCGAGCGAGCCGGCCCAGGTGACGCTCACCCCGCGGCTGTGGCAGACGGTCACCGGCGTCAACCGCCAGGTCAACACCAGCTTGCGCGCCGTGACCGACATGGAGCATTGGGGCGTGCCGGACCGCTGGGACCTCGCCGAGGACGGCTCGGGCGATTGCGAGGACTTCCAGCTGCTCAAGCGCAAGCTGCTGGCCCAGGCCGGCCTGCCGCGGCGCGCGATGCGGATGACGGTGGTGATCGACGAGAAGGGCGAGGGCCACGCCGTGCTGATGCTGCGCACCGACCGCGGCGATCTGGTCCTCGACAACAAGACCAGCGCCGTGCTGCCCTGGCACAGGACCGGCTACACCTTCATCAAGCGCGAATCGCAGGACGCCACCGCCTGGGTCTCGCTCGGCGGCGCCACCGCCCCGACCGTCACCGCCAACCGCTGA
- a CDS encoding transglutaminase-like cysteine peptidase gives MRAVMDGLGRAIHLDRQGLLMRGARVAQLGLLGTLLLIGGATTQGQTQTLAALPDASVAIERGGAAKPVSAWTDFCNRYPAECAVDTKEPTALTMTPALWRTLTAVNRRVNGRIRPMIDQDHWGVVDRWDFPDDGQGDCEDYQLLKRRMLVERGLARRALRMTVVIDEIGEGHAVLMVRTDRGDYILDNKTNAILPWQRTGYTYVKREGQDGLAWVALNGVASPVTTANR, from the coding sequence ATGCGGGCAGTGATGGACGGCCTTGGCCGCGCGATCCACCTCGATCGCCAGGGCCTGCTGATGCGCGGCGCCCGGGTGGCGCAGCTGGGGCTTCTCGGGACGCTGCTGCTGATCGGCGGCGCCACGACGCAGGGACAGACCCAGACCCTCGCGGCCCTGCCCGATGCCAGCGTGGCGATCGAGCGCGGCGGTGCGGCCAAGCCCGTGAGCGCCTGGACCGACTTCTGCAACCGCTACCCGGCGGAATGCGCGGTCGACACCAAGGAGCCGACGGCGCTCACCATGACGCCGGCCCTCTGGCGCACGCTGACCGCGGTGAACCGGCGCGTCAACGGCCGCATCCGCCCGATGATCGACCAGGACCATTGGGGCGTGGTCGACCGCTGGGACTTTCCGGACGACGGCCAGGGCGATTGCGAGGATTACCAGCTCCTCAAGCGCCGCATGCTGGTCGAGCGCGGCCTCGCCCGCCGGGCCCTGCGCATGACCGTGGTGATCGACGAGATCGGCGAGGGCCACGCGGTCCTGATGGTCCGCACCGACCGCGGCGACTACATCCTCGACAACAAGACCAACGCCATCCTGCCCTGGCAGCGCACCGGCTACACCTACGTGAAGCGCGAGGGCCAGGACGGCCTCGCCTGGGTGGCGCTGAACGGCGTCGCCTCGCCGGTCACCACGGCGAATCGCTGA
- a CDS encoding DUF6949 family protein yields MNLSPSAIENLQTLVLGLAFAGLLASAFEWATARRASFGLLSSGGLVAVASLPLLAFGAPFIILRNTLRGRRIEGRPIPFVMLATMLACGWSLVSGRVVLDLAHLVSGA; encoded by the coding sequence ATGAACCTCTCGCCCTCCGCCATCGAGAACCTGCAGACCCTGGTGCTCGGCCTCGCCTTCGCCGGCCTGCTGGCGAGCGCCTTCGAGTGGGCGACGGCGCGGCGGGCGAGCTTCGGGCTCCTGTCGAGCGGTGGCCTCGTGGCCGTGGCCTCGCTGCCGCTGCTCGCCTTCGGGGCGCCGTTCATCATCCTGCGCAACACCCTGCGCGGCCGGCGCATCGAGGGGCGGCCGATCCCGTTCGTGATGCTGGCGACGATGCTGGCCTGCGGCTGGAGCCTGGTCTCGGGCCGCGTCGTGCTCGACCTGGCCCACCTGGTCTCGGGCGCCTGA
- a CDS encoding DUF3126 family protein: MTKVEGYLRRTFANHNIRLVARPKKTDSAEVYIGEEFVGVLSVDDEDGDRSFNFSMAILDTDLDE, from the coding sequence ATGACGAAGGTGGAAGGCTACCTTCGCCGCACTTTCGCGAACCACAACATCCGCCTCGTCGCCCGTCCCAAGAAGACGGACTCGGCCGAGGTCTATATCGGCGAGGAATTCGTCGGCGTGCTGTCGGTCGACGACGAGGACGGCGACCGCTCGTTCAACTTCTCGATGGCGATCCTCGACACCGACCTGGACGAGTAG